The Anaerobaca lacustris genome contains a region encoding:
- a CDS encoding Coenzyme F420 hydrogenase/dehydrogenase, beta subunit C-terminal domain, giving the protein MKEPLDSVSDVVAWRLCLGCGVCVSVCPEKALALVDVVEDGFRPARETVRCRQCGKCLTVCPGIAIEAPPASSSAIDSLRQAWGNVLEVWEGYAADPEIRYRGSSGGVATALSLFLLEKRPVQGVFHIGCEPADPLKNRPVISRCRDDLLPRTGSRYAPAAPCSGLGMLDGAEYAFVGKPCDVVALRKWQALEDRNARTIHLAVSIFCAGTPSTQGTRKILAELGVEPEQVSDLRYRGCGWPGRTVARTHSHPDADRSMTYERSWGNILSKHTQFRCRLCPDATGELADISCGDPWYRDVQPDDPGRSLVLVRTEAGRRALHEAMKAGYLTLEQVAPDVLPQSQAALLKRRLDLWGRLAALRWLGAAVPSYQGFSLFANWWTLSVMEKLRSLAGTARRTLERKWYRRNAGRLG; this is encoded by the coding sequence GTGAAAGAGCCCCTCGACAGCGTGTCGGATGTGGTTGCATGGCGACTCTGCCTGGGGTGCGGCGTTTGTGTTTCGGTCTGTCCGGAAAAGGCCTTGGCGCTGGTCGACGTTGTCGAGGATGGATTCCGGCCGGCCAGAGAGACCGTCCGATGTCGTCAGTGCGGCAAGTGTCTGACAGTCTGTCCCGGCATTGCCATCGAAGCGCCTCCTGCGTCCTCTTCGGCGATCGACTCTCTGCGGCAGGCCTGGGGCAACGTGCTGGAGGTGTGGGAGGGATATGCAGCCGATCCGGAGATTCGCTATCGGGGGTCGTCCGGCGGCGTCGCGACGGCCCTGTCGCTGTTCCTCCTGGAGAAACGCCCGGTGCAGGGGGTTTTTCATATTGGCTGCGAGCCGGCAGACCCGTTGAAGAACCGCCCCGTGATCAGCCGGTGTCGGGACGACCTCCTCCCAAGGACCGGCTCGCGCTATGCCCCTGCGGCCCCGTGTTCCGGGCTCGGAATGCTCGACGGCGCCGAATATGCGTTTGTGGGCAAGCCCTGCGACGTGGTGGCCTTGCGCAAGTGGCAGGCTTTGGAAGACCGCAACGCGCGAACGATTCATCTGGCGGTTTCGATCTTCTGCGCCGGTACGCCGAGCACGCAGGGAACCCGGAAGATCCTGGCCGAGCTGGGTGTCGAGCCCGAGCAGGTGAGCGACCTGCGGTACCGCGGCTGTGGCTGGCCTGGGCGTACGGTTGCCAGGACACATTCTCACCCGGACGCCGACCGTTCCATGACATACGAACGATCCTGGGGCAACATCTTGAGTAAGCACACGCAGTTTCGGTGCCGCCTTTGCCCGGATGCCACCGGGGAACTGGCGGACATTTCCTGCGGCGATCCCTGGTATCGCGACGTGCAACCCGATGACCCGGGGCGGTCCCTGGTTCTGGTCCGGACCGAGGCCGGCCGGCGGGCCCTGCACGAAGCCATGAAGGCAGGCTATCTCACGCTCGAGCAGGTGGCGCCGGACGTTTTGCCGCAGTCGCAGGCGGCCCTGCTGAAACGCCGATTGGATCTCTGGGGCCGCCTTGCCGCCTTGCGATGGCTGGGAGCGGCGGTTCCCTCCTACCAGGGGTTCTCGTTGTTCGCCAACTGGTGGACCTTGTCTGTCATGGAGAAGCTGCGCTCGCTGGCAGGCACCGCACGGCGCACGCTCGAGCGAAAGTGGTACAGGCGTAATGCCGGACGCCTCGGATGA
- a CDS encoding lipopolysaccharide biosynthesis protein, whose product MSSRIQLSKKLLLINSASSVLRRILYASVLIWLNQYLLRRIGAAEYSLYPLVVGVMFFVPLLSLFLTAGLGRFVTEAYALGDDDRVTRIVSTMTVPLVVLAGLCLVGGLLFAWHIGHMLTIPPGRLWDARIMLGLLVCCSALRLPLVPFTFGLYVKQRFVLQNLVGLGVEVVKMALLFVLLFGVSTRVLWVVVAEVIAQSLSSVVMVAISVRSVPALRFVFRKIEWGTARQIMGFGGWSLVINSASSAQRILDPLFLNKLAMLTDVTSYHIATMPVRHIHSFAAVATAPLLPQLIAMHATGRQEQMRRLYLRGGRYGLWVVLCVTLPAIAYCRELITLYLGAEYIETAFVMVLTLLTTMWGFSNWMLSQLCQAKDQMRPIAVRLALLQVVRILLILYFVGWLNLGALGLAGAGLIAAAATASVNVPLGWRLVQVEAGQWFREVMVKGSIPGAVAMLVWGGLEIVRPPSTWTSLGLYVGAGLVVYLAVLVLYSFDAYDRTQIREIVGGLVRGCRRLQSKSGPLPIVSNGSGSD is encoded by the coding sequence ATGAGTTCACGAATCCAGCTCAGCAAGAAGCTGCTTCTGATCAACTCCGCCAGTTCCGTACTGAGGCGCATTCTCTATGCGTCCGTGCTGATCTGGCTGAATCAGTACCTTCTGCGCCGCATCGGCGCTGCGGAGTACAGCTTATATCCGCTCGTGGTCGGTGTGATGTTCTTCGTCCCGCTGCTCAGCCTGTTTCTGACGGCGGGGCTGGGGCGGTTCGTGACGGAAGCCTATGCGCTGGGAGACGATGACAGGGTCACGCGCATTGTCTCCACGATGACGGTGCCGTTGGTCGTCCTGGCCGGGTTGTGCCTTGTCGGTGGCCTTCTCTTCGCCTGGCACATCGGGCACATGCTGACGATTCCGCCGGGGCGACTGTGGGACGCTCGCATCATGCTCGGGCTTCTGGTCTGTTGCAGCGCGTTGCGACTGCCCTTGGTGCCGTTCACGTTCGGGCTCTACGTCAAGCAGAGGTTCGTTCTCCAGAACCTTGTCGGCCTCGGCGTGGAAGTGGTGAAGATGGCGCTGCTGTTCGTGTTGCTGTTTGGGGTCAGCACGCGCGTCCTGTGGGTGGTGGTCGCGGAGGTCATTGCCCAGTCGCTCTCGTCGGTAGTTATGGTGGCCATCTCCGTTCGAAGTGTCCCGGCGCTGCGGTTTGTCTTCCGCAAGATCGAATGGGGCACCGCCCGGCAGATCATGGGCTTCGGAGGCTGGAGCCTTGTCATCAACAGCGCCTCGTCGGCCCAGCGAATACTGGACCCCTTGTTCTTGAACAAGCTGGCCATGCTGACGGATGTCACGTCCTATCACATTGCGACGATGCCCGTGCGGCACATCCATTCATTTGCGGCCGTCGCCACGGCGCCGCTGTTGCCGCAACTGATCGCCATGCATGCCACCGGGCGCCAGGAACAGATGCGACGCCTGTATCTGCGCGGCGGTCGCTATGGCCTGTGGGTGGTCCTGTGCGTTACGTTGCCGGCGATCGCCTACTGTCGGGAGCTGATCACGCTGTATCTGGGTGCCGAGTACATCGAGACGGCCTTTGTGATGGTCCTGACGCTCCTGACGACCATGTGGGGGTTCTCGAATTGGATGCTGTCTCAGTTGTGTCAGGCGAAGGACCAGATGCGGCCGATTGCGGTTCGTCTCGCGCTGCTGCAGGTGGTCCGGATCCTTCTGATTCTGTATTTTGTGGGATGGCTGAACCTCGGGGCGCTGGGATTGGCCGGCGCGGGATTGATTGCCGCGGCGGCAACCGCCTCGGTCAACGTTCCGCTCGGATGGCGTCTCGTCCAGGTCGAGGCGGGGCAATGGTTCAGAGAAGTGATGGTCAAGGGATCGATTCCCGGCGCCGTCGCCATGCTGGTCTGGGGTGGTCTGGAGATCGTCCGTCCGCCGTCGACGTGGACGTCACTTGGGTTGTATGTCGGCGCGGGTCTGGTCGTCTATCTGGCGGTCCTGGTGCTGTACTCGTTCGACGCCTATGACCGGACGCAGATTCGCGAGATCGTCGGCGGTCTTGTCCGTGGCTGCCGGAGGCTGCAATCGAAGTCCGGGCCGCTCCCCATCGTCTCGAACGGTTCCGGCTCCGACTGA
- a CDS encoding glycosyltransferase family 4 protein encodes MSGTLDLVHLHWLPVFGWRQWRFLRCLAFAVRLVLLRIHGVPLVWTIHNLLPHESSHPRLDWLLRRTVAGLSSGLIVHGRSAQQQAIETWGLRDESRFAVIPHGNYMGDYPNSIGRAAARRRLALEDTDLVFLFLGAVRPYKGVLELIEAFRQLAGEHTVLVVAGKPLDDDFTREIQRACAGVESIRFHPGFVPDEEIQVYMNAADAVVLPYRHLLSSGGALLAMSFGKPCVGPAMGCLADVLDESGAFLYDPESKTGLLEGMQRAIDVRDTLAQMGEYNRQKASQWTWEKAASATRALYDRCLSEAGSARRDTVR; translated from the coding sequence TTGAGCGGTACACTGGATCTCGTCCATCTGCACTGGCTTCCGGTGTTTGGTTGGCGGCAATGGCGGTTTCTCCGGTGTCTGGCCTTTGCCGTGCGGCTCGTTCTGCTTCGGATTCACGGTGTTCCGCTGGTCTGGACCATCCACAATCTTCTGCCGCACGAGTCGTCTCATCCAAGGCTCGATTGGCTCTTGCGCCGAACGGTCGCCGGTCTGTCGAGCGGACTGATCGTCCACGGCCGGTCCGCACAGCAGCAGGCCATCGAGACGTGGGGACTGCGGGACGAGAGCCGCTTTGCCGTGATCCCGCATGGCAACTACATGGGCGATTATCCCAACAGCATTGGTCGCGCCGCCGCCCGTCGGCGACTGGCTCTCGAGGACACGGACCTGGTGTTTCTCTTCCTGGGTGCGGTCCGCCCCTACAAGGGGGTGCTGGAGCTGATCGAGGCCTTTCGGCAACTTGCGGGCGAGCATACGGTCCTGGTTGTCGCCGGCAAGCCCTTGGACGACGACTTCACTCGGGAAATCCAGAGGGCTTGTGCCGGCGTGGAGAGCATACGTTTCCATCCGGGTTTCGTGCCGGACGAGGAGATTCAGGTGTATATGAACGCGGCCGATGCCGTCGTCTTGCCCTACCGGCACCTGCTGTCTTCCGGCGGCGCCCTGCTGGCGATGTCCTTCGGCAAGCCGTGTGTCGGTCCGGCGATGGGGTGTCTGGCCGACGTGCTGGATGAATCCGGCGCGTTTCTGTACGATCCCGAATCGAAAACGGGCCTGCTGGAGGGCATGCAGCGGGCGATCGACGTCAGGGATACGTTGGCTCAGATGGGCGAATACAACCGACAGAAGGCCTCCCAATGGACGTGGGAGAAGGCGGCGTCGGCGACGAGGGCTCTGTACGATCGCTGCCTGTCGGAGGCGGGGTCGGCTCGCCGCGACACCGTGCGTTGA
- a CDS encoding phenylacetate--CoA ligase family protein encodes MRMIDLKATLKGAKTWLIKRRMGAFRRLYREITQTQWYSKEQLEAFQLARLQRLVRHVWETVPYYRRLMEERGIRPDDIRQLDDIQRFPIMSKEDLKTAGNDIVSTRYRGALLNTAHTGGTTGLPLPVRRDIWSIAREHAFVRRQFDWADLKTSDRCAYLEGRTVASPGQRPTSLHYYDAVMRELTLSTFHLTPEVVPHYADLLQTHKIRALIAYPSAAFVLAKGCLERGIRVGLHRVLTTSETLDEVKRKTIAEAFECPVFDFYGSAERVCYIHMCERGSYHVIPEYGITELIPAASPNEDCCQVVATGFWNLAMPLIRYNLRDLVKVSQRTCRCGRVFPVVDKIMGRDGNVIVTPSGLQLGASAIECILARILYAMYDMPVVAGRVVQDASDALTLEYVPDAEFTEEHAGRLARVMAEQTPPGMHAELRAKKELDRTVRGKFVSFVMANHH; translated from the coding sequence ATGAGGATGATCGATCTGAAGGCGACCTTGAAAGGAGCGAAGACGTGGCTGATCAAGCGTCGCATGGGGGCCTTCCGCCGGCTCTATCGGGAGATCACACAGACCCAGTGGTATTCCAAGGAACAGTTGGAGGCGTTCCAACTGGCACGGCTCCAGCGTCTGGTCAGACATGTATGGGAGACTGTCCCATACTACCGCCGGCTCATGGAGGAACGGGGGATTCGCCCTGACGACATTCGGCAGTTGGATGACATCCAACGGTTTCCCATCATGTCGAAAGAGGACCTCAAGACGGCGGGCAACGACATTGTCTCAACCCGTTACCGAGGCGCGCTTCTCAACACCGCTCATACCGGCGGCACGACGGGGTTGCCTTTGCCGGTCCGGCGCGACATCTGGTCCATCGCGAGGGAGCATGCGTTTGTGCGTCGCCAATTCGACTGGGCCGACTTGAAGACGTCCGATCGTTGCGCCTACCTGGAAGGGCGGACCGTCGCGTCGCCGGGACAGAGGCCGACGAGCTTGCACTACTATGATGCGGTGATGCGGGAACTGACCCTCTCGACGTTTCACTTGACGCCCGAGGTTGTGCCTCACTATGCAGACCTGCTGCAAACCCACAAAATCAGGGCCCTGATTGCCTATCCGTCGGCGGCCTTCGTGCTGGCCAAGGGTTGCCTGGAGCGGGGGATTCGTGTCGGACTGCACCGTGTCCTGACCACCTCGGAGACCCTCGATGAGGTGAAGCGCAAGACGATTGCCGAGGCGTTCGAGTGTCCGGTCTTCGATTTCTACGGAAGCGCCGAGCGGGTCTGTTACATCCACATGTGCGAGCGCGGCTCCTATCACGTGATTCCGGAATATGGGATCACGGAGTTGATCCCGGCGGCTTCGCCCAACGAGGACTGCTGCCAGGTGGTGGCCACGGGCTTCTGGAATCTGGCGATGCCCCTGATCCGCTACAATCTGCGCGATCTGGTCAAGGTCTCGCAGCGTACGTGCCGTTGCGGTCGGGTGTTCCCCGTGGTCGACAAGATCATGGGGCGCGATGGGAACGTGATCGTCACTCCGTCCGGATTGCAGTTGGGGGCCTCGGCAATTGAATGTATCCTCGCACGCATCCTGTATGCCATGTACGACATGCCCGTTGTCGCCGGACGGGTCGTTCAGGATGCCTCGGACGCGTTGACGCTGGAATATGTGCCGGATGCCGAATTCACCGAGGAACACGCCGGCCGGCTTGCACGGGTGATGGCCGAGCAGACGCCTCCCGGCATGCACGCCGAGTTGCGTGCGAAGAAGGAGTTGGACCGCACGGTTCGCGGCAAGTTCGTGTCGTTCGTGATGGCGAACCACCATTGA
- a CDS encoding N(5)-(carboxyethyl)ornithine synthase, which yields MQEIGFPSTRKENENRVALLPEDISRVQHPDLLVIEEDYGKKHGYTDEAYRQAGARVASRDVVCGCPVICCAKPEIDDPYFREGTTLFGFIHAVQGPQITDALLANRMTAIAWDDMFSQGRHVFWRNNEISGEAAVAHALLQWGRLPYECGIAVIGRGNVARGAMYALGRYGATMVVYDRKTSHLLRQEIGRYDLIVNGVLWDVFRTDHLVYDEDLEKMKPGSMIVDISCDAGMGIESSRPTTIGDPVYWHKGVLHYVVDHTPTLFFRTASRSISNEVSRFLDPLIKGETEETLEHATAIRRGVIVDERIRRFQKR from the coding sequence ATGCAAGAGATTGGTTTCCCTTCCACGAGAAAAGAGAACGAAAACCGCGTTGCGCTGCTGCCGGAGGACATCTCGCGGGTGCAGCACCCTGATCTGCTTGTCATTGAAGAGGACTATGGGAAGAAGCACGGCTACACCGATGAGGCCTATCGCCAGGCCGGCGCCCGCGTAGCGTCTCGCGACGTCGTGTGTGGCTGTCCTGTCATCTGCTGTGCCAAGCCCGAGATCGACGATCCCTATTTTCGAGAAGGCACCACCTTGTTTGGCTTCATTCACGCGGTCCAGGGGCCCCAGATCACGGATGCGTTGCTGGCCAACCGGATGACCGCCATCGCCTGGGACGACATGTTCTCTCAGGGCCGACACGTCTTCTGGCGCAACAACGAGATCTCCGGTGAGGCCGCCGTCGCGCATGCCTTGCTGCAGTGGGGACGGTTGCCGTATGAGTGCGGTATTGCCGTGATCGGACGAGGCAATGTTGCCCGCGGTGCGATGTATGCCCTTGGACGCTACGGAGCTACGATGGTTGTCTATGACCGCAAGACGAGCCATCTCCTGCGGCAGGAGATCGGTCGGTATGACCTGATCGTCAACGGGGTCCTGTGGGACGTGTTTCGGACGGACCACCTTGTGTATGACGAGGATCTGGAGAAGATGAAGCCGGGTTCGATGATCGTGGACATCAGTTGCGACGCCGGCATGGGTATCGAGAGCAGCCGGCCCACGACGATCGGCGATCCGGTCTATTGGCACAAGGGCGTTCTGCATTATGTCGTGGATCACACACCGACCCTGTTCTTCCGGACGGCTTCCAGGTCAATCAGCAACGAAGTGTCGCGTTTCCTGGATCCGCTCATCAAAGGGGAGACGGAGGAAACGCTCGAACACGCCACGGCGATTCGGCGCGGCGTCATTGTGGACGAGCGAATCCGGCGCTTTCAGAAGCGGTAG
- the rfbC gene encoding dTDP-4-dehydrorhamnose 3,5-epimerase yields MQVSQTRIDDLLLIEPDVYRDERGYFFEHYSRARYEALGVVAEFVQDNCSFSRRGTIRGLHYQIGAGAQGKLTSVLHGRVLDVAVDVRFGSPTFGQYVAVELSDENHVQFWIPPGFAHGFSVLSETVVFMYKCTSFYSKEHERSVRFDDPDLAIDWRVTDPIVSEKDLAAPYLRSVGKDDLFS; encoded by the coding sequence ATGCAGGTATCGCAAACGCGCATCGACGATCTGCTGCTGATTGAGCCCGACGTGTATCGGGACGAACGTGGGTACTTCTTCGAGCACTACAGCAGAGCCCGGTACGAAGCCCTCGGTGTGGTCGCCGAGTTCGTCCAGGACAACTGCTCGTTCTCCCGGCGGGGGACGATCCGCGGCCTTCACTATCAGATCGGCGCCGGGGCGCAGGGCAAACTGACCAGCGTGCTGCATGGAAGGGTCCTCGATGTGGCGGTGGACGTCCGATTCGGATCGCCCACCTTCGGCCAGTACGTGGCCGTGGAGTTGAGCGACGAGAACCACGTGCAGTTCTGGATTCCTCCCGGTTTCGCACATGGCTTTTCCGTGCTTTCCGAGACCGTCGTGTTCATGTACAAGTGCACGTCGTTTTATTCGAAGGAGCACGAGCGGTCGGTTCGATTCGACGATCCGGACCTGGCGATCGACTGGCGGGTCACGGACCCGATCGTGTCCGAGAAGGACCTGGCCGCGCCGTATCTGCGTTCGGTCGGAAAGGATGATCTTTTTTCGTAG
- a CDS encoding glycosyltransferase family 2 protein: MEKTLDSSIVIVSWNTRDILRDCLRSIDENAGSVRREIIVVDNASADGSVAMVRQEFPHVRLMENAENRGFAAANNQGIAVARGRYVLLLNSDTIVLDGAIAGTVAFADAHRDAAVVGCRVLNADRTLQPTCFMFPSVLNMLLSSTYLYKLWPQSRLLGRERMTWWRRDDVREVDVVTGCFMLVRSEAIGQVGVMDERFFMYGEETDWCYRFKRAGWKVLFTPAAEIIHLGGQSSRRVPVEMTVQLRLSILRFIRKHHGRAYHKLACLLVVVFFVVRLPVWLAVYAVSRGRRERAGAKLRAYLAGTRRVVFSS, from the coding sequence ATGGAAAAGACTCTGGACAGCTCGATCGTCATCGTCAGTTGGAACACACGGGACATCCTGCGCGATTGCCTTAGGTCCATCGACGAGAACGCCGGTTCGGTTCGCCGCGAGATCATCGTCGTGGACAACGCCTCGGCCGACGGCTCCGTCGCAATGGTTCGGCAGGAGTTTCCGCACGTCCGGCTGATGGAGAACGCGGAGAATCGCGGCTTTGCGGCGGCCAACAATCAGGGAATCGCCGTGGCCCGAGGACGCTATGTTCTGCTGCTCAACAGCGACACGATCGTGCTGGATGGGGCGATCGCCGGGACGGTGGCCTTTGCCGACGCGCATCGGGACGCCGCCGTCGTGGGCTGCCGCGTCCTGAACGCCGATCGCACGCTCCAGCCGACGTGCTTCATGTTCCCGTCCGTGCTCAACATGCTGCTGTCGAGCACCTATCTGTATAAGCTGTGGCCGCAGAGCAGGCTCCTTGGGCGGGAAAGGATGACGTGGTGGCGGCGGGATGACGTGCGCGAGGTCGATGTCGTGACCGGCTGCTTTATGCTGGTCAGGAGTGAAGCCATCGGGCAGGTCGGTGTCATGGACGAACGATTCTTCATGTACGGTGAGGAAACGGACTGGTGCTATCGGTTCAAGAGGGCCGGCTGGAAGGTCTTGTTCACTCCGGCGGCCGAGATCATCCACCTGGGGGGGCAAAGCAGCCGGCGCGTGCCCGTCGAGATGACGGTTCAACTGCGGCTCAGTATTCTGCGCTTCATACGAAAACATCACGGCCGGGCCTACCACAAACTGGCCTGCCTGCTGGTGGTGGTGTTCTTTGTCGTCCGTCTGCCCGTGTGGCTGGCCGTGTACGCAGTGAGCCGCGGCCGCCGAGAGCGGGCGGGTGCGAAACTGAGGGCGTATCTGGCCGGCACCCGAAGGGTCGTGTTCTCGAGTTGA
- a CDS encoding polysaccharide pyruvyl transferase family protein → MTEQTLSERPLGIAANGTGSHLGAQKQGPCVCLLGASFDTGNLGVSALAESSVRCILARWPEARVVLLASSREQGWHQLSLGDRTVALQKAPIRFCRNVLLAHHYGVLFLCVLALWAFPFDGLKRYLAGRNATLGLLLDSRLFVDISGGDSFSDIYGVRRFILAFLIRMLPLMLRKDLVLFPQTYGPFKRAMSRSMARWVLRRAKRIYSRDQAGLDYVRDLIGRPDVGRAVEFAPDVAFLLEPRKPSGLDADLEAIRNGASAVVGLNVSGLIYYGGYRGGNEFGLRVPYKELVDAIVERLLQKDGVRILLVPHVIPVGVYKGDIENDRAACLDVHRRLSVRYPGRLFVAEGTYDQGEVKYVIGLCDFFIGTRMHSCIAALSQCIPAVGVAYSKKFEGVFETIGAGDLVADMRSLDADDILGIIETAYLSRGSIADRLRETMPEVRRKVSNLLEGLDP, encoded by the coding sequence ATGACGGAGCAGACGTTGTCTGAAAGACCGCTTGGAATCGCTGCGAACGGGACCGGATCGCATCTCGGCGCGCAGAAGCAGGGCCCGTGTGTGTGCCTGCTGGGGGCGTCGTTCGACACGGGGAATCTGGGTGTCAGCGCCCTGGCCGAGAGCAGCGTCCGATGCATCCTGGCTCGCTGGCCCGAGGCCCGGGTGGTTCTGCTCGCCAGCAGCCGGGAGCAGGGCTGGCACCAACTGAGTCTCGGAGACCGAACCGTTGCGCTCCAGAAGGCGCCCATTCGGTTCTGCAGAAACGTCTTGCTGGCGCACCACTACGGTGTGCTTTTCCTGTGTGTGCTGGCGTTGTGGGCGTTTCCTTTCGACGGCTTGAAGCGGTATCTGGCCGGACGCAACGCGACGTTGGGGCTCCTGCTGGACAGCCGGTTGTTCGTTGACATCTCCGGCGGAGACAGCTTCAGTGATATCTACGGTGTGCGCCGATTCATCCTGGCGTTTCTGATTCGAATGCTGCCGTTGATGTTGCGCAAAGACCTGGTCCTGTTTCCGCAAACCTATGGGCCGTTCAAGAGAGCGATGTCCCGCTCGATGGCCCGATGGGTGCTCCGGAGAGCGAAGCGGATCTACTCCAGGGACCAGGCCGGGCTGGACTACGTCCGGGACCTGATCGGTCGTCCGGATGTGGGCAGGGCCGTCGAGTTCGCTCCGGACGTGGCTTTTCTGCTGGAGCCGCGTAAGCCGTCCGGGCTCGATGCCGATCTGGAGGCCATTCGAAACGGTGCTTCTGCCGTCGTCGGTTTGAATGTCAGCGGCCTGATCTACTACGGAGGCTATCGGGGAGGCAACGAGTTTGGCCTGCGGGTCCCATACAAGGAGCTTGTGGATGCGATCGTCGAACGCCTGTTGCAGAAGGACGGCGTCCGGATTCTCCTGGTCCCCCACGTGATTCCTGTGGGTGTGTACAAAGGTGATATAGAGAACGATCGTGCCGCATGTCTCGATGTGCATCGACGCCTCTCGGTCCGGTATCCCGGCCGGCTGTTTGTGGCGGAGGGAACCTATGACCAGGGCGAGGTCAAATACGTCATTGGTCTGTGCGATTTCTTCATCGGGACACGAATGCACTCGTGCATTGCGGCTCTATCCCAGTGCATCCCGGCGGTGGGGGTCGCCTACAGCAAGAAGTTCGAGGGTGTGTTCGAGACCATTGGGGCTGGGGATCTGGTCGCCGACATGAGATCACTGGACGCCGATGACATCCTGGGGATCATAGAGACAGCCTACCTCTCCCGTGGGTCGATTGCCGACCGCTTGCGAGAGACAATGCCTGAGGTCCGGCGAAAGGTGTCGAATCTCCTCGAGGGTCTCGACCCGTGA
- a CDS encoding glycosyltransferase family 2 protein, whose product MTIELVFITYQRLEYTKLALASVLADPTEEFSLTIWDNASTDGTPAYLRNEVSDPRIADIVLSKENVGQTAAVNEVWGRSKADLLGKLDNDCIVTPGWTRTLAQAHRDIEPLGVVACWHFFSDDFDYDRARHKIQTFGSHRIFRHPWTCGTGLLIKKTDFQDFGPIPGQATTQYWLRMAAAGRINGFYYPLIYQEHMDDPKSRHCLMHGAGSFERYREVTFGLCAGRYHDMDSRMTLRREVVRNLLEDPFAPQYYLGWRRKMRSLRARASRLLSWPRARRTGSGRR is encoded by the coding sequence ATGACCATCGAACTGGTGTTCATCACCTACCAGCGACTTGAATACACGAAGCTGGCGCTCGCGTCCGTTCTCGCCGACCCGACGGAGGAATTCTCTCTGACGATTTGGGACAACGCCTCCACGGACGGCACGCCTGCGTATCTCAGAAATGAGGTGAGCGATCCGCGGATCGCGGACATCGTGCTGAGCAAGGAGAATGTGGGACAGACCGCGGCGGTCAACGAGGTCTGGGGCCGCTCGAAGGCCGACCTGCTCGGCAAACTGGACAACGACTGCATCGTCACTCCGGGCTGGACGCGCACGCTGGCTCAGGCCCACCGGGACATCGAGCCGTTGGGCGTGGTCGCGTGCTGGCATTTCTTTTCGGACGACTTCGATTACGATCGCGCCAGACACAAGATCCAGACGTTTGGTTCGCACCGGATTTTCCGGCACCCGTGGACCTGCGGCACGGGGCTGTTGATCAAGAAGACGGATTTCCAGGACTTCGGACCGATTCCGGGGCAGGCCACCACGCAGTACTGGTTGCGCATGGCCGCCGCCGGCCGGATCAATGGATTCTACTATCCATTGATCTACCAGGAGCACATGGACGACCCGAAGAGCCGCCACTGTCTGATGCACGGCGCCGGGAGTTTCGAGAGGTACAGGGAGGTCACCTTTGGCCTTTGCGCGGGACGCTATCACGACATGGACAGCAGGATGACGCTGCGTCGCGAGGTGGTGAGAAATCTGCTGGAGGACCCGTTCGCTCCGCAGTACTACCTGGGTTGGCGTCGCAAGATGCGAAGCCTTCGAGCGCGTGCCTCGCGGCTCCTGTCGTGGCCCCGCGCCAGGCGAACGGGGAGCGGCCGACGATGA